The sequence GGAGCATTACGAAAGAAATATTGAAAAGATTATTTATCTAAAGAAAAGAGAAACCATTCTAGTAGTATCATGCTCCGAAAGTGCTACACGTAATTTTTCTCCTTTGTCCAAATGAATCTTTGTAAAGACATATACAAAACTCACCGATTGTCCGTGATCAATTTTCTTCGGGGTGTTATGCTTGTAGATAGGTAACATCTCCAATTCCTGAAATGAAGCCTTCTGTCCCTTTTTACCACTGATCTTGAACAGCTCCAATTCCCCAAAATCAAAACGTGAACCTGAACTGTTGTTGACCTCAAATTGGATATATACTTCACTACGCATCGTGTACAAGTTCTTAACTGTCAAAGAAAGTCCTTGCCTTTTTTTCTTGATGTTCTTCCGTTCAGGAAGTTGCAACAATGCCTCACATGATTCATGAAGCTTTTCCCTGACCTTTTTAACACTAATGGAGGAATCCCGTACAGTTTC is a genomic window of Flagellimonas sp. CMM7 containing:
- a CDS encoding DUF4138 domain-containing protein, whose protein sequence is MKSIFITLGLLLMVTAQANNPKSLDTIYANEHMNMALFFPSQIKQGIVGNSNFVFTYNREKQQPLGLLKAVPGKDSNLLVITNDGSIYSYIISYSKNLEYPNRFITEQERIGTERQGMERTSQKEVPSETVRDSSISVKKVREKLHESCEALLQLPERKNIKKKRQGLSLTVKNLYTMRSEVYIQFEVNNSSGSRFDFGELELFKISGKKGQKASFQELEMLPIYKHNTPKKIDHGQSVSFVYVFTKIHLDKGEKLRVALSEHDTTRMVSLFFR